The DNA sequence GGGAAACATTCTCATTTTCTGTCACAAATTATGGTCATAGTACTCATGAGATAGCTGGTGCTTTGATCACCACAAGTGGCTTTCATCTTATTGAGGTTATTAGCGGCATAAATACGCCAATCCATCCAGCCCAAACAGTCATCATAAAATTAGAGGTTATGACTCCTCCTACGGATTATGCAGGGAATCTCAATATTACGCTTTCTACACTATAATGTAACTTTATTTTTAGCGTATATATTTCATTCGTCGAGCATCCTCGAAACCAAATAAACCTAACATATTAGGCTCTGTATGTAAATTTCTCAAATCGTTAACTATTTGAAGCGATGTCCATTGCATAATCCAACCGTTTACGTTTCTCTGCAAATTACCTCAGCCTGTGAGTACAACTGTATGCATTGCATAATAGACTCAAAACATTTCCCTTCTCCAGATGAACTGTCTCTTGATGAGATAAAAACCATCATACATGAACTTTCAGTGGCAAAAGATATTTCCCCGGTGATAATTTTTACGGGTGGAGATCCCATGTTGCGAAAAGATCTCAGGCAAATGATCAGCTTCTCTGTTAGCGAAAATATTCGTTACTATGTCATGCCTTCTGCATCTCCGTTGGTTTCCGGCGAATTCATGAACTTTTTGTTGGAAAATAACGCTTCCGGGATAATAATGAGCTTGGACGGAATCAATCCAAAGATTCACGATGCAATCCGTAGAAGTTTGGGCCTGCTTGATCTCACTGTTTATCTGCTGAGAGAGGCGAAAAAACATAGACTTCGAACTGTTGTTTCTACAACAGTCATGAAACAGAACATAACGAATCTGCCTGACATAGCGGTCTTTCTTCATGATCTCGGAATAACTGACTGGGCATTGATATTCTTAGTAAATAAAGGA is a window from the Thermoplasmatales archaeon genome containing:
- a CDS encoding radical SAM protein, with product MHCIIDSKHFPSPDELSLDEIKTIIHELSVAKDISPVIIFTGGDPMLRKDLRQMISFSVSENIRYYVMPSASPLVSGEFMNFLLENNASGIIMSLDGINPKIHDAIRRSLGLLDLTVYLLREAKKHRLRTVVSTTVMKQNITNLPDIAVFLHDLGITDWALIFLVNKGRASSLESINDVEKKAVLRWSRSLLQSGINTQLLGLTEHDYLAHQADEELELKSTALFDFLIKKTSRIIYPENLKRFAGKESVPNEWLEMYVSSNGKVYDSVFSGNMIGDVRRDKFKNLISRALVNESKSILNDLE